A genomic stretch from Burkholderia pyrrocinia includes:
- a CDS encoding autotransporter outer membrane beta-barrel domain-containing protein: MRAARRLAHSALLAGAAIPWPSAAQVTNGGPQQADGVALEIAPGEYSTTQPGKAVLSAVNGGTLVTTDKTRVFSTAYFAAGAAALGAGSSVTLNDTEIRTRGTSSAGIDIRYGGSASAERISIDTDGDYSHGASVYSADSRLRIADSVIVTRGKEAYGILANYVPGGVIDVADTLIRTSGLYAHGVAISYDGVRATLNRTGIRTDGDYASALYLPNASAVSFADSRLETAGDYALGVDTREGRVELARTQVVTHGRSAHGLYASMEYTDTPTIDAIDTQVTTTGARSVGALARLGGRVTMTRGGIVTTGERARGAMSAGTGSVASLVDATVETHGNEAAALHASAGGSIDLLRTDARATGDAAPAASVHGGRLTADGGSLFSERHAAIDASDAEVTLQNGARAASGTGTLLSVRAQSGAPVRLTLGTGAQAAGDIVNQPTDDGSPTSAVTDVALSGASTWRGATDAVRTLSLDTDSRWIVTADSSVGSVALNDSTIAFAAPDAGTPPAPRTLVVNGDYAARNGKLVIHTALRDDASPTDRLVIDGGHASGHTGVVVKRTSGEGAQTTVGIPIVETRNGGTTDAAAFALDAASDGYRQGFGTLSAGGYDYMLKRGGNGGRPDDWHLVSAAKPEPPSPPGLVDPDPPVQPEIEPPPQRAAAPEPDAYLANADAAATMAIHTLHQREDSSLRATEAAPRALDGAVWLRAEGQFMSMSGGARSVSGNGRLIHAGADLFRFDDGRGGSVRIGAMGLYGSQTNWSTRPLWNPIEQRMTNATARGSVSGYNAGLYGTWYGNRDILSGPYVDAWVMYGAYANHVGGSLAGDSYRSRTVTGSLEAGHSFLFHRSGDTRFFVEPEAQLVVTDYRAAAHAAPGGRLDTQRSTDVLTRVGVRVHGVTAMSSGRELRPFIEANWWHGPGSRSLALDGNAFSFSVPRDRVALRIGATGQIARRFAVSASIGVEGNLSDYSVVKGQLAAKYRW, translated from the coding sequence ATGAGGGCAGCCCGACGCCTCGCCCATTCGGCATTGCTTGCGGGGGCGGCAATACCATGGCCGTCGGCCGCGCAGGTGACCAACGGCGGGCCGCAACAGGCTGACGGCGTCGCGCTTGAAATCGCACCGGGCGAATATTCGACGACACAACCGGGCAAGGCCGTGCTTTCCGCCGTCAATGGCGGCACGCTGGTGACGACCGACAAGACGCGCGTGTTCTCCACCGCCTATTTCGCGGCGGGCGCGGCCGCGCTAGGCGCCGGCTCGAGCGTCACGCTGAACGATACTGAAATCCGCACCCGCGGCACCTCCAGTGCCGGCATCGACATCCGATACGGCGGCAGCGCGAGCGCGGAACGCATCTCGATCGATACCGACGGCGATTATTCGCACGGTGCGTCCGTCTACAGCGCCGACAGCCGGCTCCGCATCGCCGACAGCGTCATCGTCACGCGGGGCAAGGAGGCGTATGGCATCCTGGCGAACTACGTGCCGGGCGGCGTCATCGACGTCGCCGACACGCTGATTCGCACCAGCGGCCTGTATGCCCATGGCGTGGCCATCAGCTACGACGGCGTCCGTGCGACGCTGAATCGCACGGGTATCCGGACCGATGGCGACTATGCGTCGGCGCTGTACCTGCCGAACGCGTCCGCGGTCTCATTCGCCGACAGCCGCCTCGAAACCGCTGGCGATTACGCGCTCGGCGTGGACACCCGCGAAGGGCGCGTCGAACTCGCGCGCACGCAAGTCGTCACGCACGGCCGCAGCGCACACGGGCTGTATGCGTCGATGGAATATACCGACACCCCGACCATCGACGCGATCGATACGCAGGTGACAACCACCGGCGCCCGTTCAGTCGGCGCACTGGCCCGGCTCGGCGGCCGGGTCACGATGACACGCGGCGGCATCGTGACGACCGGCGAGCGCGCGCGCGGTGCGATGTCCGCCGGCACGGGGTCGGTTGCGTCGCTCGTCGACGCAACCGTCGAGACGCACGGCAACGAGGCCGCAGCGCTCCATGCAAGCGCCGGCGGCAGCATCGACCTGCTGCGCACCGATGCCCGCGCGACCGGCGACGCCGCGCCTGCCGCGAGCGTCCACGGCGGCAGGCTGACGGCCGACGGCGGCTCGCTCTTCAGCGAACGGCATGCGGCCATCGACGCGTCCGACGCCGAGGTCACGCTGCAGAACGGCGCCCGCGCCGCCAGCGGCACCGGCACGCTGCTGTCGGTCCGGGCCCAGTCGGGCGCGCCCGTGCGCCTGACGCTCGGCACCGGCGCGCAAGCGGCGGGCGACATCGTGAACCAGCCGACCGACGACGGCAGCCCGACCTCCGCCGTGACCGACGTCGCGCTGTCCGGCGCGTCTACATGGCGCGGCGCAACGGACGCCGTCCGCACGCTGTCGCTCGATACCGACAGCCGCTGGATCGTCACCGCCGATTCGTCGGTCGGATCCGTCGCGCTGAACGACTCGACGATCGCATTCGCCGCGCCGGACGCCGGCACGCCGCCCGCGCCGCGCACGCTCGTCGTCAACGGCGACTACGCGGCCCGCAACGGCAAGCTGGTCATCCATACCGCGCTGCGCGACGACGCGTCGCCCACCGACCGGCTCGTGATCGACGGCGGCCACGCGTCCGGCCATACCGGGGTCGTCGTGAAGCGCACGAGCGGCGAAGGCGCGCAGACGACGGTCGGCATCCCGATCGTCGAAACCCGCAACGGCGGCACCACCGATGCCGCGGCCTTCGCGCTCGACGCGGCATCGGACGGCTACCGGCAGGGCTTCGGCACGCTGTCCGCCGGCGGCTACGACTACATGCTCAAGCGCGGCGGGAACGGCGGTCGGCCGGACGACTGGCATCTGGTCTCCGCCGCGAAACCCGAACCGCCTTCGCCACCCGGCCTCGTCGACCCCGATCCGCCGGTCCAGCCGGAAATCGAGCCGCCGCCGCAGCGCGCCGCCGCACCGGAGCCCGACGCGTATCTGGCGAACGCCGATGCGGCGGCCACGATGGCGATCCATACGTTGCACCAGCGCGAAGACAGCTCGCTGCGCGCGACGGAGGCGGCACCGCGCGCGCTCGACGGCGCCGTCTGGCTGCGCGCCGAGGGGCAGTTCATGTCGATGTCGGGCGGTGCGCGCAGCGTATCGGGCAACGGCCGCCTGATTCATGCGGGCGCCGACCTGTTCCGGTTCGACGACGGCCGCGGCGGCAGCGTACGCATCGGCGCGATGGGCCTGTACGGCAGCCAGACGAACTGGTCGACGCGGCCGCTGTGGAACCCGATCGAACAGCGCATGACGAACGCCACCGCGCGCGGCAGCGTATCGGGCTACAACGCGGGGCTGTACGGCACCTGGTACGGCAACCGCGACATCCTGTCGGGCCCGTACGTCGATGCGTGGGTCATGTATGGCGCGTATGCGAACCACGTCGGCGGCAGCCTCGCCGGCGATTCCTATCGCTCGCGCACCGTCACGGGTTCGCTCGAGGCCGGCCATTCGTTCCTGTTCCACCGCAGCGGCGACACGCGCTTCTTCGTCGAACCCGAAGCGCAGCTCGTCGTGACGGACTACCGCGCGGCCGCGCACGCCGCGCCGGGCGGCCGGCTCGACACGCAGCGCTCGACCGACGTGCTGACCCGCGTCGGCGTGCGCGTGCACGGCGTGACGGCAATGTCGTCCGGCCGCGAGCTTCGGCCGTTCATCGAAGCGAACTGGTGGCACGGCCCGGGGTCGCGCTCGCTGGCGCTCGACGGCAACGCATTCTCGTTCAGCGTCCCGCGCGATCGCGTGGCACTCCGGATCGGCGCCACCGGACAGATCGCCAGGCGCTTCGCCGTCTCGGCCAGCATCGGCGTGGAAGGCAACCTGTCCGACTACTCGGTGGTCAAGGGGCAACTCGCGGCGAAATACCGCTGGTGA
- the metX gene encoding homoserine O-succinyltransferase MetX, whose translation MESIGIVAPQTMHFAEPLRLQSGSTIGNYQLVVETYGELNAARSNAVLVCHALNASHHVAGVYADDPRSTGWWDNMVGPGKPLDTNRFFVIGVNNLGSCFGSTGPMSTDPSTGKPYGARYPVVTVEDWVHAQARVADAFGIERFAAVMGGSLGGMQALAWSLMYPERVAHCIDIASTPKLSAQNIAFNEVARSAILSDPDFHGGDYYAHGVKPKRGLRVARMIGHITYLSDDDMAEKFGRALRRADGALDAYNFSFDVEFEVESYLRYQGDKFADYFDANTYLLITRALDYFDPAKAFDGNLTAALARTQAKYLIASFSTDWRFAPARSREIVKALLDNKRTVSYAEIDAPHGHDAFLLDDARYHNLIRAYYERIANEVGA comes from the coding sequence ATGGAATCGATCGGCATCGTCGCTCCACAGACCATGCACTTCGCCGAACCGCTGCGCTTGCAAAGCGGCAGCACGATCGGCAACTATCAACTCGTCGTCGAGACGTACGGCGAACTCAACGCCGCGCGCTCGAACGCGGTGCTCGTCTGCCACGCGCTCAACGCGTCGCATCACGTCGCCGGCGTCTATGCAGACGATCCGCGCAGCACCGGCTGGTGGGACAACATGGTCGGCCCCGGCAAGCCGCTCGACACCAACCGCTTCTTCGTGATCGGCGTGAACAACCTCGGCTCGTGCTTCGGCTCGACCGGCCCGATGAGCACCGATCCGTCGACCGGCAAGCCGTACGGCGCGCGCTATCCGGTCGTCACCGTCGAGGACTGGGTGCACGCGCAGGCGCGCGTCGCCGATGCGTTCGGCATCGAACGCTTCGCCGCGGTGATGGGCGGCAGCCTCGGCGGGATGCAGGCGCTCGCATGGAGCCTGATGTATCCGGAGCGCGTCGCGCACTGCATCGACATCGCGTCGACGCCGAAGCTGTCCGCGCAGAACATCGCGTTCAACGAGGTCGCGCGCTCGGCGATCCTGTCCGATCCCGACTTCCACGGCGGCGACTACTACGCGCACGGCGTGAAGCCGAAGCGCGGCCTGCGCGTCGCGCGGATGATCGGCCACATCACGTATCTCTCCGACGACGACATGGCCGAGAAATTCGGCCGCGCGCTGCGCCGCGCCGACGGCGCGCTCGACGCGTACAACTTCAGCTTCGACGTCGAGTTCGAGGTCGAGTCGTACCTGCGCTACCAGGGCGACAAGTTCGCCGACTATTTCGACGCGAACACCTACCTGCTGATCACGCGCGCGCTCGACTACTTCGATCCGGCGAAGGCGTTCGACGGCAACCTGACGGCCGCGCTCGCGCGCACGCAGGCCAAATACCTGATCGCGAGCTTCTCGACCGACTGGCGTTTCGCGCCCGCGCGTTCGCGCGAGATCGTGAAGGCGCTGCTCGACAACAAGCGCACGGTCAGCTACGCGGAGATCGACGCGCCGCACGGTCACGACGCGTTCCTGCTCGACGACGCGCGCTATCACAACCTGATTCGCGCGTATTACGAACGAATCGCCAACGAGGTGGGCGCATGA
- the metW gene encoding methionine biosynthesis protein MetW codes for MNQQALNSLSARADFRTIARWVEPRSTVLDLGCGDGSLLALLMEELDVTGYGIELNDAGVLASAKNGINVIQQNLEDGLRLFEDHSFDIAILSQTLQTIHQTAAILRETARVGRECIVSFPNFGYWPHRLSVLHGRMPVSKSLPYQWHNTPNVRVLTIKDFEALAPEVGVTILDRVVLHEGQPIRWGANWRGSLAVYRVKRS; via the coding sequence ATGAACCAGCAAGCGCTGAATTCCCTGTCCGCGCGCGCGGACTTCCGCACGATCGCACGCTGGGTCGAGCCGCGCTCGACCGTGCTCGACCTCGGCTGCGGCGACGGCTCGCTGCTCGCGCTGCTGATGGAGGAGCTGGACGTCACCGGCTACGGCATCGAGCTGAACGACGCGGGCGTGCTCGCGAGCGCGAAGAACGGCATCAACGTGATCCAGCAGAATCTCGAGGACGGCCTGCGCCTGTTCGAGGACCACAGCTTCGACATCGCGATCCTGTCGCAAACCCTGCAGACGATCCACCAGACGGCCGCGATCCTGCGCGAGACGGCGCGCGTCGGCCGCGAGTGCATCGTGTCGTTCCCGAACTTCGGCTACTGGCCGCACCGGCTGTCGGTGCTGCACGGCCGGATGCCCGTGTCGAAATCGCTGCCGTACCAGTGGCACAACACGCCGAACGTGCGCGTGCTGACGATCAAGGATTTCGAGGCGCTCGCGCCCGAAGTCGGCGTCACGATCCTCGACCGCGTCGTGCTGCACGAAGGCCAGCCGATTCGATGGGGAGCGAACTGGCGTGGTAGTCTTGCTGTCTACCGCGTCAAGCGCAGCTGA
- a CDS encoding AmpG family muropeptide MFS transporter: MSKTPHEAPALTAHEDHPGWRAYLNTHMLICVFLGFTSGLPLFTLVYLVQAWLRSEGVNLKEIGLFALIQFPYTWKFLWAPLMDRYLPRLPGWQPGRRRGWMLLTQVLVAGAIATLGFVSPRDSIWTVAALTTLVAFFGASSDIVIDAYRRELLRDTEQGLGNAVHVNAYKLAALIPGSLALILSDHMPWDVVFAITGAFMLPGILMTLVVREPEVVGAPPRNLRDAIVLPFREFIQRDGWTGALLVIAFIFLFKIGDTMATTLSTSFFLDIGFTRTEIGIVAKTTALVASVAGGIIGGVWLVKIGIGRGLWIFGALQMVSTLGFAWLAQLGPGSPVLAVLYDFTVSTSHAIASALSVFGIAVAPQFSPMTVALAIVYGVETFTTGLTMAAFVAYIASTTDPRYTATQFALFTSLASVPRTLASAASGFIVAKIGWFDYFIVCTALAIPGMLLLFRIAPWNGAARNGEASRAQ; the protein is encoded by the coding sequence ATGTCGAAAACGCCACACGAGGCGCCCGCACTCACCGCTCACGAGGATCACCCCGGCTGGCGAGCCTATCTGAACACGCACATGCTGATCTGCGTGTTCCTGGGCTTCACGTCGGGCCTGCCCCTGTTCACGCTCGTCTACCTCGTGCAGGCATGGCTGCGCTCCGAGGGCGTGAACCTGAAGGAAATCGGCCTGTTCGCGCTGATCCAGTTCCCGTATACGTGGAAGTTCCTGTGGGCGCCGCTGATGGACCGCTACCTGCCGCGCCTGCCCGGCTGGCAGCCGGGCCGCCGGCGCGGCTGGATGCTGCTCACGCAGGTGCTGGTCGCAGGCGCGATCGCCACGCTCGGCTTCGTGTCGCCGCGCGACTCGATCTGGACGGTCGCCGCGCTCACTACGCTCGTCGCGTTCTTCGGCGCGAGTTCCGACATCGTGATCGACGCGTACCGCCGCGAACTGCTGCGCGACACCGAGCAGGGCCTCGGCAACGCGGTGCACGTGAACGCGTATAAGCTCGCCGCGCTGATCCCCGGCTCGCTGGCGCTGATCCTGTCCGATCACATGCCGTGGGACGTCGTGTTCGCGATCACCGGCGCGTTCATGCTGCCTGGCATCCTGATGACGCTCGTCGTGCGCGAGCCCGAAGTGGTCGGCGCACCGCCGCGCAACCTGCGCGACGCGATCGTGCTGCCGTTCCGCGAATTCATCCAGCGCGACGGCTGGACCGGCGCGCTGCTCGTCATCGCGTTCATCTTCCTGTTCAAGATCGGCGACACGATGGCCACCACGCTGTCGACGTCGTTCTTCCTCGACATCGGCTTCACGCGCACCGAGATCGGCATCGTCGCGAAAACCACCGCGCTCGTCGCGAGCGTCGCCGGCGGCATCATCGGCGGCGTCTGGCTCGTGAAGATCGGCATCGGCCGCGGGCTGTGGATCTTCGGCGCGCTGCAGATGGTGTCGACGCTCGGCTTCGCGTGGCTCGCGCAGCTCGGCCCCGGTTCGCCCGTGCTCGCGGTGCTCTACGACTTCACCGTTTCGACGAGCCATGCGATCGCATCGGCGCTGTCGGTGTTCGGCATTGCCGTCGCGCCGCAATTCAGCCCGATGACGGTCGCGCTCGCGATCGTCTACGGCGTCGAAACCTTCACGACGGGCCTGACGATGGCCGCGTTCGTCGCGTATATCGCCAGCACGACCGACCCGCGCTACACGGCCACGCAGTTCGCGCTGTTCACGAGCCTCGCATCGGTGCCGCGCACGCTCGCATCGGCCGCGAGCGGCTTCATCGTCGCGAAGATCGGCTGGTTCGACTACTTCATCGTGTGCACCGCGCTCGCGATTCCCGGCATGCTGCTGCTGTTCAGGATCGCGCCGTGGAACGGTGCCGCCCGCAACGGCGAGGCCAGCCGTGCTCAGTAA
- a CDS encoding M48 family metallopeptidase, giving the protein MLSKRLHRVARVAASLSVGAAALAAGFAHAADTGAAAAGSAPAAAQATPSTPATSAAPVAPSAAEAAQPTGGAVSTKAYTPTPQQVRYGNEIAFRTLLPSPLLEQLTGNEYAQIVQAAADSNRLLPATQPRVKRLRAIVAKLAPYSVKWNDRVKNWAWDVNAIRSRDIRLTCLPGGKVLVYGGLLDRIRLNDDEFGVLLAHGIAHALREHARSNFSATSQTSLRAATLPPLFGVGDPLPQALNLGERLQALHYDPTDETEADVIGGDIAARAGFDPRAAITLWDKLAVATRANKASGFIYTHPYSTARRQDLLNRLPDLMPLYAKAIGKRVDTLPDYAGISAQRRKVARR; this is encoded by the coding sequence GTGCTCAGTAAGCGCCTGCACCGCGTCGCGCGCGTTGCGGCTTCGCTGAGCGTCGGTGCCGCGGCACTCGCCGCGGGGTTCGCGCACGCAGCCGACACCGGCGCGGCCGCGGCAGGCTCCGCGCCGGCCGCTGCGCAGGCAACGCCATCCACGCCGGCAACTTCGGCCGCGCCCGTCGCGCCGTCCGCCGCCGAAGCCGCGCAGCCGACCGGCGGCGCCGTGTCGACGAAGGCGTATACGCCGACGCCGCAGCAGGTCCGCTACGGCAACGAGATCGCGTTCCGCACGCTGCTTCCGTCACCGCTGCTCGAGCAGCTCACCGGGAACGAATACGCGCAGATCGTGCAGGCGGCCGCCGACAGCAACCGCCTGCTGCCCGCGACCCAGCCGCGCGTGAAGCGCCTGCGCGCGATCGTCGCGAAGCTCGCGCCGTATTCGGTGAAGTGGAACGATCGCGTGAAGAACTGGGCGTGGGACGTCAACGCGATCCGCTCGCGCGACATCCGCCTGACCTGCCTGCCGGGCGGCAAGGTGCTCGTGTACGGCGGCTTGCTCGACCGCATCCGCCTGAACGACGACGAGTTCGGCGTGCTGCTCGCGCACGGCATCGCGCACGCGCTGCGCGAACACGCGCGCAGCAACTTCAGCGCGACCTCGCAGACGTCGCTGCGCGCGGCTACGCTGCCGCCGCTGTTCGGCGTCGGCGATCCGCTGCCGCAGGCACTGAACCTCGGCGAGCGCCTGCAGGCGCTCCACTACGACCCGACCGACGAGACCGAAGCCGACGTGATCGGCGGCGACATCGCCGCCCGCGCGGGCTTCGATCCGCGCGCGGCGATCACGCTGTGGGACAAGCTCGCGGTCGCGACACGCGCGAACAAGGCGTCGGGCTTCATCTACACGCACCCGTACAGCACGGCCCGGCGCCAGGATCTGCTGAACCGCCTGCCGGACCTGATGCCGCTATACGCGAAGGCGATCGGCAAACGCGTCGACACGCTGCCCGACTACGCGGGCATCAGCGCGCAACGGCGCAAGGTCGCGCGGCGCTGA
- a CDS encoding AraC family transcriptional regulator — MSFQPLFADTGERVRRRMIELHTRLAPDEGDTLAALDGVRFIRVSRPVPRMPVLYEPSIIVVCQGRKLGYLGDRSFVYDAQQYLVLSVPLPFECETFASMEEPFLAISIRVDLAVIAELAILLDETLGAAASEPLGVYSTPLDAPLADAVVRLLETLASPHDTRVLGPAIMREIAYRVLTGAQGDAIRAALVQQHHFGRIAKALRRIHVDLKADLDVETLAREAGMSLAVFHAQFKHVTATSPMQYVKAARLHQARLMMVQDGVGAGTAAARVGYASASQFSREFKRLFGRSPGDEVRWMRESGSRPAGAASAKPAAADVGA; from the coding sequence ATGAGCTTCCAGCCCCTTTTCGCCGACACGGGCGAGCGCGTGCGGCGCCGCATGATCGAACTGCACACGCGCCTGGCTCCAGACGAGGGCGACACGCTCGCGGCGCTCGACGGCGTGCGCTTCATCCGCGTGAGCCGTCCCGTGCCGCGCATGCCCGTGCTGTACGAACCGAGCATCATCGTCGTGTGCCAGGGGCGCAAGCTCGGCTATCTCGGCGACCGCTCGTTCGTCTACGACGCGCAGCAGTATCTCGTGCTGTCGGTGCCGCTGCCGTTCGAATGCGAGACCTTCGCGAGCATGGAGGAGCCGTTTCTCGCGATCTCGATCCGCGTCGATCTCGCGGTGATCGCCGAACTCGCGATCCTGCTCGACGAGACGCTCGGCGCGGCCGCCAGCGAGCCGCTCGGCGTCTATTCGACGCCGCTCGACGCGCCGCTGGCCGACGCGGTGGTGCGGCTGCTCGAAACGCTTGCGTCGCCGCACGACACGCGCGTGCTGGGGCCGGCGATCATGCGCGAGATCGCGTATCGCGTGCTGACGGGCGCGCAGGGCGACGCGATCCGCGCGGCGCTCGTGCAGCAGCATCATTTCGGCCGCATCGCGAAGGCGCTGCGGCGCATCCACGTCGACCTGAAGGCCGACCTCGACGTCGAGACGCTCGCGCGCGAGGCCGGAATGAGCCTCGCGGTGTTCCACGCGCAGTTCAAGCACGTGACGGCGACGTCGCCGATGCAGTACGTGAAAGCTGCGCGGCTGCATCAGGCGCGGCTGATGATGGTGCAGGACGGAGTCGGCGCCGGCACGGCCGCTGCGCGCGTCGGTTATGCGAGCGCGTCGCAGTTCAGCCGCGAGTTCAAGCGGCTGTTCGGCCGCAGCCCGGGTGACGAGGTGCGCTGGATGCGCGAGAGCGGCAGCCGTCCGGCGGGCGCGGCGTCGGCCAAGCCGGCCGCGGCGGACGTCGGCGCATAA